The Lachnospiraceae bacterium oral taxon 500 genome window below encodes:
- a CDS encoding type II toxin-antitoxin system antitoxin, RelB/DinJ family — MASELIQLRVDDTLKQEAADIYSQLGLDLPTAIRMFLTRSVQVRGIPFSMTLPSEDYKALTAVEAAKRISKKAQENGTANMTMDEIDAEIAAYRSKRT, encoded by the coding sequence ATGGCAAGTGAATTGATTCAACTTCGAGTAGATGATACTTTAAAGCAGGAGGCCGCAGATATTTATTCTCAACTTGGTCTTGATTTGCCGACGGCAATTCGTATGTTTTTGACTCGGTCGGTACAGGTTCGTGGGATTCCCTTTAGCATGACACTTCCGAGTGAGGATTATAAAGCATTAACCGCTGTTGAGGCGGCGAAACGGATTAGTAAAAAAGCGCAGGAAAATGGTACAGCGAATATGACAATGGATGAGATTGATGCAGAAATTGCCGCCTACAGGAGCAAGAGAACATGA
- a CDS encoding serine hydroxymethyltransferase (catalyzes the reaction of glycine with 5,10-methylenetetrahydrofolate to form L-serine and tetrahydrofolate), whose amino-acid sequence MSWEKVRNTDPEIARAMDLELARQQNNIELIASENFVSEAVMQAMGSHLTNKYAEGYPGRRYYGGCQYVDLAEELAIERAKALFGAEYANVQPHSGAQANMAVFFALLEVGDTIMGMNLAHGGHLTHGSPVNFSGRHYHIVPYHVDESGYIDYELCRQIALEHRPKLILAGASAYARTIDFAKFRQIADEVGAILMVDMAHIAGLVAAGLHPSPFPLADVVTTTTHKTLRGPRGGLILCKEKYGKAIDKALFPGIQGGPLMHIIAAKAVCFLEAMQPEFVEYQKQIIKNAKALADGLKNRGINMVSGGTDNHLILVDLRSFDQTGKEVEKHLDEVNITCNKNAIPFDPQSPFITSGIRLGTPAATTRGLKEADMDQIAEIIRLVLTDFEGNKAKAKQMTAEITAKYPLYQ is encoded by the coding sequence ATTTCATGGGAAAAAGTACGAAATACGGATCCGGAAATAGCGCGAGCGATGGATTTGGAGCTGGCCAGACAGCAGAACAATATTGAACTGATCGCTTCGGAAAACTTTGTGTCCGAAGCGGTGATGCAGGCGATGGGAAGCCACTTGACCAATAAATATGCCGAGGGCTATCCGGGCAGGCGCTATTACGGCGGCTGCCAGTATGTCGATCTGGCGGAAGAACTGGCGATTGAGCGGGCCAAAGCTTTGTTTGGCGCCGAGTACGCCAATGTTCAGCCGCATTCCGGCGCACAGGCCAATATGGCGGTGTTCTTTGCCCTGTTGGAGGTCGGTGACACGATTATGGGTATGAACTTAGCACATGGCGGGCATTTGACGCATGGCAGCCCGGTCAATTTTTCCGGCAGGCATTATCATATCGTGCCGTATCATGTGGATGAAAGCGGCTATATTGATTATGAACTGTGCCGGCAAATTGCACTGGAGCACAGGCCTAAGCTGATTTTAGCCGGAGCCAGTGCCTATGCCCGTACCATTGATTTTGCGAAGTTCCGTCAGATTGCTGATGAGGTGGGGGCCATCCTGATGGTTGATATGGCGCATATTGCCGGCCTGGTGGCGGCCGGGCTGCATCCCAGTCCGTTTCCGCTGGCGGATGTGGTTACAACGACCACACATAAGACGCTGCGCGGGCCGAGAGGGGGACTTATTTTATGCAAGGAAAAATACGGCAAAGCAATTGACAAAGCGCTGTTTCCCGGTATTCAGGGCGGGCCGCTGATGCATATTATTGCGGCCAAAGCGGTTTGCTTTTTAGAGGCAATGCAGCCGGAATTTGTGGAATACCAAAAGCAAATTATTAAAAACGCCAAGGCGCTGGCCGACGGCCTGAAAAACCGCGGGATTAACATGGTTTCCGGCGGCACGGACAATCATTTGATTTTGGTGGATTTGCGGAGCTTTGATCAAACCGGTAAAGAAGTGGAAAAGCATTTGGATGAGGTCAATATCACCTGTAATAAAAACGCCATTCCCTTTGACCCGCAAAGCCCGTTTATTACCAGCGGGATTCGCCTGGGAACGCCGGCGGCAACCACTCGCGGCTTAAAAGAAGCCGATATGGATCAGATTGCCGAGATCATCCGGCTGGTGTTGACCGATTTTGAGGGCAATAAGGCCAAAGCTAAGCAAATGACGGCGGAGATTACTGCTAAATATCCGCTGTATCAATAA
- a CDS encoding putative toxin-antitoxin system toxin component, PIN family, which produces MTKLYAVIDTNVLVSALLRWDSLPGAVMEQALMGGIIPVLSDEIIEEYREVLARKKFCFSFKGFCSNAA; this is translated from the coding sequence ATGACAAAACTGTACGCGGTAATTGATACAAATGTATTGGTGTCGGCACTATTACGCTGGGATTCGCTTCCAGGAGCTGTCATGGAGCAAGCCTTGATGGGCGGAATTATTCCTGTCTTAAGTGATGAGATTATAGAAGAATATAGAGAAGTGCTGGCAAGAAAAAAGTTTTGCTTTTCCTTTAAAGGCTTTTGTAGTAACGCCGCGTGA